The following DNA comes from Anopheles coustani chromosome 2, idAnoCousDA_361_x.2, whole genome shotgun sequence.
CACGGTCTCATTCTAggtaaaatcaaaacaaacttaaTCCGTAAGCAACAACGCGGTTAATAATGCCAGGTTACCACATGAGACACAGTTTGACACAACACGAGTAGCTTGTTGTCCTTTTCTGCTGTAGTagatcaaatcaaatctgattcgaatccacaCCTAATCAAATCCGATTCttatcccaaacaaatcaaatcagatTCGAGttcgaaacaaatcaaatctgatacGAATCCTAAacaattcaaatttgaaacgaattccaaaaaaataaaatctatttCGAATCCCAATAATATCAAATCGTTAGAATCTGTCAAACGGGactcgaatctttggaatccgtctaggaaTCGAATCTTCGAGTCTTCCAAATCCcaattctgccaacactagtcaaGACGCTCAGTCAAACATCGTGCACGTCCGTATCTGGACCGCTGTTTTGTGCTCCCGGAGGAGAAAAAGTCGGTCGCCGCTGTCTCCATTCCATCTTTGCCGTGTACGCAATCGTCCGACGTCAGCAGCCAGCggttaggaagtacgcagtGTGCTCAATCCTGGTGGTTTCTGCTGACGTATTCACGTTTCACGACGGATCACGACGtagcagccgcagcagccgGGGGCAGAGGGCACGGGGTGATTGTTGTGGAGTGCGTTGCGGAAAGGAGCAGACGAGGCAGCCGAAAAATAACATGAATCATTGAGTTTGCCATCGTCGATAGCGAGTGCCAGCAGTTTGCGATACCGTATCTAGCGGCCAACAAATCGAATCCGCgtatcagcagcagcacaagGGTAGATTCTGTGTGCCTGGTCTTATCGTATCCTCGCTCGGTTGTAAGCTAACCAAACACGGCCAGAGGAAAGGCCagtcggttttttttcctgtcccTGCATTGCCTTGTGTGTGCACGTTAGAGACAGTCGACGACGGGCACGACATTTGGGTCCATTTCCAACAGGGCCGACGGGTCTCCTCTCGCGACACCAGGGGAGCAGCCGGCGGCTACGGCCACTGGAAAAATTTACACATCACACGTAACATCGAAGGGTATCTAGGCCTCCCGTGTTCGCGCTGCGGCAGTCAACgacaagaacaacaacaacacagcTCCAATACCATCACGAACTGTGATATTTGACCGTGGTCATAAAACCATAAAGTCAACAGACGGCGGAACGACGCAGGGTGGAAGGGCCGGACGGGCGGTGCGACGCAACGCGGAGAGGAATATCTAAATAAATCTCGTGTTTGCACACCACAGCATTGCATTTTTCGGTCGCCTGCTCGGTTaatgtgcttttttttgctgctgtaTTGGCTCGTGTCTCCAAAGCAGACGTCTGGTAGgcagagtgagtgagtgtgtgcgCAACAGACGAAGCGCTACGCGacataagaaaagaaaaggagtTTCGGATCGAAATCGGTGCGCTATTCTACGGTCGCGAGAACGTTCTGTTCGGTGACATTTCACATTCATATACCTCCGTGACTCTACGCCGCGGCGCGTGTACCACAGTGCGTGAgtgtgtcgtcgtcgttcggtttgtttgtttttgtttgctgcccTTCGAGTTCGTCCGCAAAGGTAGCGTGAGGAGACGGTGGTAGACGATGGCAACGACCGGTAGCGGAACCGGCTCGAGTGGCGCACTCGGCTCTGCAACGGCGTCGGCAGCTTCACTGGCGTCGGCGGCAGCCTCGCTCACGGCGTCGTCCGCTTCGTCAGCGAATCTGGCCGCGGCTAAGCCACAACCCGTGGTCACTCCGTGGTCGAACAGCCGGGACGATTACGAGCTGAACGATGTGATCGGCGTCGGAGCGACGGCTGTAGTGCACAATGCCTACTGCATACCGCGCAAGGAAAAGTGCGCCATCAAGCGCATCAATCTGGAGAAGTGGAACACCTCGATGGACGAGTTGCTGAAGGAGATCCAGGCGATGAGCAGCTGCAACCACGAGAACGTGGTCACGTACCACACCAGCTTCGTGGTGAAGGAGGAGCTGTGGTTGATCCTGCGGCTGCTCGAGGGAGGGAGTCTGCTCGACATCATCAAGCACCGGATGCGGACGGTCAACTGCCGGCACGGTGTGTTCGACGAGTCAACCATCGCGACCGTGCTGAAGGAGGTGTTGAGGGGGTTGGAGTACTTCCACAGCAACGGGCAGATCCACCGGGACATCAAGGCGGGCAACATCCTGCTCGGCGACGAGGGCACGGTGCAGATTGCCGACTTTGGTGTGAGCGCGTGGTTGGCCACCGGTGGCGATCTGTCCCGGCAGAAGGTGCGCCACACGTTCGTTGGCACGCCGTGCTGGATGGCGCCGGAGGTGATGGAGCAGGACCATGGGTACGATTTCAAGGCGGACATCTGGTCGTTCGGGATCACCGCGATCGAGATGGCGACCGGGACGGCGCCGTACCACAAGTACCCGCCAATGAAGGTGCTAATGCTGACGCTCCAGAACGATCCGCCAACGATCGATACGGGCGCGGACGAGAAAGACCAGTACAAGGCGTACGGTAAGACGTTCCGCAAGCTGATCGGCGAGTGCCTACAGAAGGAACCCTCGAAGCGCCCGACGGCGAGCGAGCTGCTGAAGCATCCGTTCTTTAAGAAGGCGAAAGATCGGAAGTACCTCACGCAGACGCTGCTCGCGACTGGTCCGTCGATGGAGACGCGCGTACACAAGGCGGCCAAGCGGCAAGCTGGTGCATCCGGTCGGCTACACCGCTCGATGACCGGCGAGTGGGTCTGGTCGTCGGAGGAGGAAGATAACGTAACGAAGGGCAACGAATCAGATGACTCGGAAACGGAGGAACGTCCGATGAACCGGCTCGAACGGATGGACTCGTCGTCATCGGAAACGGAAGATACATCCGAGCGCTCCGGTGTCACCGTGACCGGCTCGACGATGTCGGATCACAAGGCGGTCGATGCCTCTAACGCGGCCACCGTCGGTATTGGCACCATGACGGTCGGTGACGCGAGCGTACCAGTCAATCTGGTGCTCCGGATGCGAAATGCGAACCGCGAGCTGAACGAC
Coding sequences within:
- the LOC131262629 gene encoding serine/threonine-protein kinase OSR1 isoform X2, encoding MATTGSGTGSTSLTASSASSANLAAAKPQPVVTPWSNSRDDYELNDVIGVGATAVVHNAYCIPRKEKCAIKRINLEKWNTSMDELLKEIQAMSSCNHENVVTYHTSFVVKEELWLILRLLEGGSLLDIIKHRMRTVNCRHGVFDESTIATVLKEVLRGLEYFHSNGQIHRDIKAGNILLGDEGTVQIADFGVSAWLATGGDLSRQKVRHTFVGTPCWMAPEVMEQDHGYDFKADIWSFGITAIEMATGTAPYHKYPPMKVLMLTLQNDPPTIDTGADEKDQYKAYGKTFRKLIGECLQKEPSKRPTASELLKHPFFKKAKDRKYLTQTLLATGPSMETRVHKAAKRQAGASGRLHRSMTGEWVWSSEEEDNVTKGNESDDSETEERPMNRLERMDSSSSETEDTSERSGVTVTGSTMSDHKAVDASNAATVGIGTMTVGDASVPVNLVLRMRNANRELNDIQFEFVVGKDSAEDIAAELVGAGLLDELDVAIMSVNLQKLIDNRSTLRTVTFQLRSGCAPGEQLDEKSLVGYAQISLK
- the LOC131262629 gene encoding serine/threonine-protein kinase OSR1 isoform X1, producing the protein MATTGSGTGSSGALGSATASAASLASAAASLTASSASSANLAAAKPQPVVTPWSNSRDDYELNDVIGVGATAVVHNAYCIPRKEKCAIKRINLEKWNTSMDELLKEIQAMSSCNHENVVTYHTSFVVKEELWLILRLLEGGSLLDIIKHRMRTVNCRHGVFDESTIATVLKEVLRGLEYFHSNGQIHRDIKAGNILLGDEGTVQIADFGVSAWLATGGDLSRQKVRHTFVGTPCWMAPEVMEQDHGYDFKADIWSFGITAIEMATGTAPYHKYPPMKVLMLTLQNDPPTIDTGADEKDQYKAYGKTFRKLIGECLQKEPSKRPTASELLKHPFFKKAKDRKYLTQTLLATGPSMETRVHKAAKRQAGASGRLHRSMTGEWVWSSEEEDNVTKGNESDDSETEERPMNRLERMDSSSSETEDTSERSGVTVTGSTMSDHKAVDASNAATVGIGTMTVGDASVPVNLVLRMRNANRELNDIQFEFVVGKDSAEDIAAELVGAGLLDELDVAIMSVNLQKLIDNRSTLRTVTFQLRSGCAPGEQLDEKSLVGYAQISLK